The following are encoded together in the Equus quagga isolate Etosha38 chromosome 1, UCLA_HA_Equagga_1.0, whole genome shotgun sequence genome:
- the ENTR1 gene encoding endosome-associated-trafficking regulator 1 isoform X2, with product MAGYARRPGVPPLSRARSLVIPDDCERPRGRDPDSHFFGIRPTFMCYVPSPVLASVGDTDFGYGKGKCTKQGPSGAQETHFGDDKLEDLEEANPFSFKEFLKAKSLGLSKEDTTDSRIYAKEAPRHSLGLDRDSPTSQTGGYGLEYQQPFFEDPTGAGDLLDEDEDEDDGWNGAYLPSAVEQSHSSRVLASTSPCSTYVSFFSNPSELVGPESLPPWTLSDSESRVSPAGSPGTDFAAHGESLGDRHLRTLQISYEALKDENSKLRRKLTEVQSFSETQTEMVRTLERKLEAKMIKEESDYHDLESVVQQVEQNLELMTKRAVKAENHVMKLKQEVSLLQAQVTNFKRENEALRSGQGASLTVVKQNTEVALQNLHMVMNNAHTSIKQLVSGAETLNLVAEILKSIDRISEIKEEEESS from the exons ATGGCGGGTTACGCGCGCCGCCCTGGGGTCCCCCCGCTGTCCCGGGCGCGGAGCCTCGTCATTCCGGACG ACTGTGAGCGCCCCCGTGGCAGGGACCCGGACTCCCACTTCTTCGGCATTCGGCCGACGTTTATGTGCTATGTACCCAGTCCGGTGCTAGCTTCCGTGGGAGACACAG ATTTTGGCTATGGAAAGGGGAAGTGTACTAAGCAAGGTCCATCGGGAGCCcaggagacacattttggag ACGATAAACTTGAAGATCTGGAAGAGGCAAATCCATTCTCCTTTAAAGAGTTTCTGAAAGCCAAGAGCCTCGGCCTGTCGAAGGAGGACACGACCGACAGCAGAATTTATGCAAAG GAAGCCCCGAGGCACTCACTGGGACTCGACCGTGACTCCCCAACATCCCAAACGGGGGGTTATGGCCTGGAATATCAGCAGCCGTTCTTCGAAGACCCGACGGGGGCTGGCGACCTTCTCGacgaggatgaggatgaggacgATGGTTGGAACGGGGCCTACCTGCCGTCTGCTGTGGAGCAGAGCCACTCCTCGAGGGTCCTTGCCAGCACGTCGCCCTGCAGCACATATGTCTCCTTTTTCTCCAACCCGTCAGAGCTGGTAGGGCCCGAGTCTCTGCCCCCGTGGACGCTTAGTGACTCCGAGTCTCGCGTCTCTCCAGCGGGGAGCCCCGGCACAGACTTTGCAGCCCACGGAGAGTCTCTGGGAGACAGGCACCTTCGGACGCTGCAGATAAGTTACGAAGCA cTGAAAGATGAAAATTCTAAGCTAAGAAGAAAGCTGACTGAGGTTCAGAGCTTCTCTGAAACTCAAACAGAAAT ggtGAGGACCCTTGAGCGGAAATTagaagcaaaaatgataaaagaggAAAGTGACTATCACGATCTGGAATCCGTGGTTCAGCAGGTGGAGCAGAACCTGGAGCTGATGACG AAACGGGCTGTAAAAGCAGAAAATCACGTTATGAAACTGAAACAGGAAGTAAGCTTGCTCCAG GCGCAGGTCACTAACTTCAAGCGGGAGAACGAAGCCCTGCGGTCGGGCCAGGGCGCCAGCCTGACGGTGGTGAAGCAGAACACTGAGGTGGCCTTGCAGAACCTCCACATGGTCATGAACAACGCGCACACCTCCATAAA GCAGCTGGTTTCTGGAGCTGAGACCTTGAATCTCGTTGCTGAAATCCTTAAATCTATAGACAGGATTTCTGAAAttaaagaggaggaggagtcGTCTTGA
- the PMPCA gene encoding mitochondrial-processing peptidase subunit alpha isoform X2, which produces MAAVVLAATRLLRGPGSWGGARLRFGAPACRQFSSGGAYPSIPLSSPLPGVPTPVFATVDGQEKFETKITTLDNGLRVASQNKFGQFCTVGILINSGSRYEAKYLSGIAHFLEKLAFSSTDRFDSKDEILLTLEKHGGICDCQTSRDTTMYAVSADSKGLDTVVGLLADVVLHPRLTDEELEMTRMAVQFELEDLNMRPDPEPLLTEMIHEAAYRGNTVGLHRFCPTENVAKIDREVLHSYLRNYYTPDRMVLAAVGVEHSHLVECARKYLLGTRPAWGSGKAVDVDRSVAQYTGGIVKLERDMSNVSLGPAPFPELTHIMIGLESCSFLEGDFIPFAVLNMMMGGGGSFSAGGPGKGMFTRLYLNVLNRHHWMYNATSYHHSYEDTGLLCIHASADPRQVREMVEIITKEFILMAGTVDELP; this is translated from the exons ATGGCGGCCGTGGTGCTGGCGGCAACGCGGCTGCTGAGGGGCCCGGGCTCCTGGGGCGGCGCGCGGCTGAG GTTCGGAGCCCCTGCCTGCAGACAGTTCAGTAGTGGCGGTGCCTATCCCAGCATCCCCCTCTCTTCGCCCTTACCCGGAGTCCCCACGCCCGTGTTTGCTACAGTCGATGGACAGGAAAAGTTTGAAACCAAAATTACCACACTGGATAATGGGCTTCGCGTGGCGTCCCAAAATAAGTTTGGACAGTTTTGTACGGTAGGAA tTCTTATTAATTCAGGATCAAGATATGAAGCAAAATATCTTAGTGGAATTGCTCACTTTTTGGAAAAATTGGCATTTTCG TCTACTGACCGATTTGACAGCAAGGATGAAATCTTGCTCACCCTGGAAAAGCATGGAGGTATTTGTGACTGCCAGACGTCGAG AGACACCACCATGTATGCTGTGTCTGCTGATTCTAAAGGCCTGGACACGGTGGTTGGCTTGCTAGCTGACGTGGTCCTGCACCCCAGGCTAACAG ATGAAGAACTTGAGATGACTCGAATGGCTGTCCAGTTTGAGCTGGAGGACCTCAATATGCGCCCTGACCCAGAACCGCTTCTCACAGAGATGATTCACGAG GCTGCTTACAGGGGGAACACAGTGGGCCTCCACCGTTTCTGCCCCACAGAAAATGTCGCCAAGATTGATCGAGAAGTACTTCATTCCTACCTGAGAAACTACTACACACCAGACCGCATGGTGCTGGCTGCGGTGGGGGTGGAGCACAGCCACCTGGTGGAATGCGCCAGAAAGTACCTCCTGGGAACCCGCCCGGCCTGGGGAAGTGGGAAGGCCGTGGACGTGGATAGATCCGTAGCACAGTACACCGGGGGGATCGTCAAG CTAGAGAGAGATATGTCCAACGtcagcctgggccctgccccgTTCCCCGAGCTCACGCACATCATGATAGGGCTGGAGAGCTGCTCCTTCCTG GAGGGAGACTTCATCCCCTTCGCCGTGCTGAACATGATGATGGGAGGTGGCGGCTCCTTCTCGGCCGGCGGGCCCGGCAAGGGCATGTTTACCAGGCTCTACCTCAACGTGCTCAACAG GCACCACTGGATGTACAACGCAACCTCCTACCACCACAGCTACGAGGACACGGGCCTCCTGTGCATTCACGCCAGTGCTGACCCCAGACAG GTTCGGGAGATGGTGGAAATCATCACGAAGGAATTCATCCTGATGGCTGGAACCGTGGATGAG CTTCCCTGA
- the ENTR1 gene encoding endosome-associated-trafficking regulator 1 isoform X1 — MAGYARRPGVPPLSRARSLVIPDAPAFSERRSCLPQLDCERPRGRDPDSHFFGIRPTFMCYVPSPVLASVGDTDFGYGKGKCTKQGPSGAQETHFGDDKLEDLEEANPFSFKEFLKAKSLGLSKEDTTDSRIYAKEAPRHSLGLDRDSPTSQTGGYGLEYQQPFFEDPTGAGDLLDEDEDEDDGWNGAYLPSAVEQSHSSRVLASTSPCSTYVSFFSNPSELVGPESLPPWTLSDSESRVSPAGSPGTDFAAHGESLGDRHLRTLQISYEALKDENSKLRRKLTEVQSFSETQTEMVRTLERKLEAKMIKEESDYHDLESVVQQVEQNLELMTKRAVKAENHVMKLKQEVSLLQAQVTNFKRENEALRSGQGASLTVVKQNTEVALQNLHMVMNNAHTSIKQLVSGAETLNLVAEILKSIDRISEIKEEEESS; from the exons ATGGCGGGTTACGCGCGCCGCCCTGGGGTCCCCCCGCTGTCCCGGGCGCGGAGCCTCGTCATTCCGGACG CTCCAGCGTTCTCTGAGCGCCGGTCCTGTCTCCCCCAGCTAGACTGTGAGCGCCCCCGTGGCAGGGACCCGGACTCCCACTTCTTCGGCATTCGGCCGACGTTTATGTGCTATGTACCCAGTCCGGTGCTAGCTTCCGTGGGAGACACAG ATTTTGGCTATGGAAAGGGGAAGTGTACTAAGCAAGGTCCATCGGGAGCCcaggagacacattttggag ACGATAAACTTGAAGATCTGGAAGAGGCAAATCCATTCTCCTTTAAAGAGTTTCTGAAAGCCAAGAGCCTCGGCCTGTCGAAGGAGGACACGACCGACAGCAGAATTTATGCAAAG GAAGCCCCGAGGCACTCACTGGGACTCGACCGTGACTCCCCAACATCCCAAACGGGGGGTTATGGCCTGGAATATCAGCAGCCGTTCTTCGAAGACCCGACGGGGGCTGGCGACCTTCTCGacgaggatgaggatgaggacgATGGTTGGAACGGGGCCTACCTGCCGTCTGCTGTGGAGCAGAGCCACTCCTCGAGGGTCCTTGCCAGCACGTCGCCCTGCAGCACATATGTCTCCTTTTTCTCCAACCCGTCAGAGCTGGTAGGGCCCGAGTCTCTGCCCCCGTGGACGCTTAGTGACTCCGAGTCTCGCGTCTCTCCAGCGGGGAGCCCCGGCACAGACTTTGCAGCCCACGGAGAGTCTCTGGGAGACAGGCACCTTCGGACGCTGCAGATAAGTTACGAAGCA cTGAAAGATGAAAATTCTAAGCTAAGAAGAAAGCTGACTGAGGTTCAGAGCTTCTCTGAAACTCAAACAGAAAT ggtGAGGACCCTTGAGCGGAAATTagaagcaaaaatgataaaagaggAAAGTGACTATCACGATCTGGAATCCGTGGTTCAGCAGGTGGAGCAGAACCTGGAGCTGATGACG AAACGGGCTGTAAAAGCAGAAAATCACGTTATGAAACTGAAACAGGAAGTAAGCTTGCTCCAG GCGCAGGTCACTAACTTCAAGCGGGAGAACGAAGCCCTGCGGTCGGGCCAGGGCGCCAGCCTGACGGTGGTGAAGCAGAACACTGAGGTGGCCTTGCAGAACCTCCACATGGTCATGAACAACGCGCACACCTCCATAAA GCAGCTGGTTTCTGGAGCTGAGACCTTGAATCTCGTTGCTGAAATCCTTAAATCTATAGACAGGATTTCTGAAAttaaagaggaggaggagtcGTCTTGA
- the ENTR1 gene encoding endosome-associated-trafficking regulator 1 isoform X3 — MAGYARRPGVPPLSRARSLVIPDAPAFSERRSCLPQLDCERPRGRDPDSHFFGIRPTFMCYVPSPVLASVGDTDDKLEDLEEANPFSFKEFLKAKSLGLSKEDTTDSRIYAKEAPRHSLGLDRDSPTSQTGGYGLEYQQPFFEDPTGAGDLLDEDEDEDDGWNGAYLPSAVEQSHSSRVLASTSPCSTYVSFFSNPSELVGPESLPPWTLSDSESRVSPAGSPGTDFAAHGESLGDRHLRTLQISYEALKDENSKLRRKLTEVQSFSETQTEMVRTLERKLEAKMIKEESDYHDLESVVQQVEQNLELMTKRAVKAENHVMKLKQEVSLLQAQVTNFKRENEALRSGQGASLTVVKQNTEVALQNLHMVMNNAHTSIKQLVSGAETLNLVAEILKSIDRISEIKEEEESS; from the exons ATGGCGGGTTACGCGCGCCGCCCTGGGGTCCCCCCGCTGTCCCGGGCGCGGAGCCTCGTCATTCCGGACG CTCCAGCGTTCTCTGAGCGCCGGTCCTGTCTCCCCCAGCTAGACTGTGAGCGCCCCCGTGGCAGGGACCCGGACTCCCACTTCTTCGGCATTCGGCCGACGTTTATGTGCTATGTACCCAGTCCGGTGCTAGCTTCCGTGGGAGACACAG ACGATAAACTTGAAGATCTGGAAGAGGCAAATCCATTCTCCTTTAAAGAGTTTCTGAAAGCCAAGAGCCTCGGCCTGTCGAAGGAGGACACGACCGACAGCAGAATTTATGCAAAG GAAGCCCCGAGGCACTCACTGGGACTCGACCGTGACTCCCCAACATCCCAAACGGGGGGTTATGGCCTGGAATATCAGCAGCCGTTCTTCGAAGACCCGACGGGGGCTGGCGACCTTCTCGacgaggatgaggatgaggacgATGGTTGGAACGGGGCCTACCTGCCGTCTGCTGTGGAGCAGAGCCACTCCTCGAGGGTCCTTGCCAGCACGTCGCCCTGCAGCACATATGTCTCCTTTTTCTCCAACCCGTCAGAGCTGGTAGGGCCCGAGTCTCTGCCCCCGTGGACGCTTAGTGACTCCGAGTCTCGCGTCTCTCCAGCGGGGAGCCCCGGCACAGACTTTGCAGCCCACGGAGAGTCTCTGGGAGACAGGCACCTTCGGACGCTGCAGATAAGTTACGAAGCA cTGAAAGATGAAAATTCTAAGCTAAGAAGAAAGCTGACTGAGGTTCAGAGCTTCTCTGAAACTCAAACAGAAAT ggtGAGGACCCTTGAGCGGAAATTagaagcaaaaatgataaaagaggAAAGTGACTATCACGATCTGGAATCCGTGGTTCAGCAGGTGGAGCAGAACCTGGAGCTGATGACG AAACGGGCTGTAAAAGCAGAAAATCACGTTATGAAACTGAAACAGGAAGTAAGCTTGCTCCAG GCGCAGGTCACTAACTTCAAGCGGGAGAACGAAGCCCTGCGGTCGGGCCAGGGCGCCAGCCTGACGGTGGTGAAGCAGAACACTGAGGTGGCCTTGCAGAACCTCCACATGGTCATGAACAACGCGCACACCTCCATAAA GCAGCTGGTTTCTGGAGCTGAGACCTTGAATCTCGTTGCTGAAATCCTTAAATCTATAGACAGGATTTCTGAAAttaaagaggaggaggagtcGTCTTGA
- the ENTR1 gene encoding endosome-associated-trafficking regulator 1 isoform X4 — protein MAGYARRPGVPPLSRARSLVIPDDCERPRGRDPDSHFFGIRPTFMCYVPSPVLASVGDTDDKLEDLEEANPFSFKEFLKAKSLGLSKEDTTDSRIYAKEAPRHSLGLDRDSPTSQTGGYGLEYQQPFFEDPTGAGDLLDEDEDEDDGWNGAYLPSAVEQSHSSRVLASTSPCSTYVSFFSNPSELVGPESLPPWTLSDSESRVSPAGSPGTDFAAHGESLGDRHLRTLQISYEALKDENSKLRRKLTEVQSFSETQTEMVRTLERKLEAKMIKEESDYHDLESVVQQVEQNLELMTKRAVKAENHVMKLKQEVSLLQAQVTNFKRENEALRSGQGASLTVVKQNTEVALQNLHMVMNNAHTSIKQLVSGAETLNLVAEILKSIDRISEIKEEEESS, from the exons ATGGCGGGTTACGCGCGCCGCCCTGGGGTCCCCCCGCTGTCCCGGGCGCGGAGCCTCGTCATTCCGGACG ACTGTGAGCGCCCCCGTGGCAGGGACCCGGACTCCCACTTCTTCGGCATTCGGCCGACGTTTATGTGCTATGTACCCAGTCCGGTGCTAGCTTCCGTGGGAGACACAG ACGATAAACTTGAAGATCTGGAAGAGGCAAATCCATTCTCCTTTAAAGAGTTTCTGAAAGCCAAGAGCCTCGGCCTGTCGAAGGAGGACACGACCGACAGCAGAATTTATGCAAAG GAAGCCCCGAGGCACTCACTGGGACTCGACCGTGACTCCCCAACATCCCAAACGGGGGGTTATGGCCTGGAATATCAGCAGCCGTTCTTCGAAGACCCGACGGGGGCTGGCGACCTTCTCGacgaggatgaggatgaggacgATGGTTGGAACGGGGCCTACCTGCCGTCTGCTGTGGAGCAGAGCCACTCCTCGAGGGTCCTTGCCAGCACGTCGCCCTGCAGCACATATGTCTCCTTTTTCTCCAACCCGTCAGAGCTGGTAGGGCCCGAGTCTCTGCCCCCGTGGACGCTTAGTGACTCCGAGTCTCGCGTCTCTCCAGCGGGGAGCCCCGGCACAGACTTTGCAGCCCACGGAGAGTCTCTGGGAGACAGGCACCTTCGGACGCTGCAGATAAGTTACGAAGCA cTGAAAGATGAAAATTCTAAGCTAAGAAGAAAGCTGACTGAGGTTCAGAGCTTCTCTGAAACTCAAACAGAAAT ggtGAGGACCCTTGAGCGGAAATTagaagcaaaaatgataaaagaggAAAGTGACTATCACGATCTGGAATCCGTGGTTCAGCAGGTGGAGCAGAACCTGGAGCTGATGACG AAACGGGCTGTAAAAGCAGAAAATCACGTTATGAAACTGAAACAGGAAGTAAGCTTGCTCCAG GCGCAGGTCACTAACTTCAAGCGGGAGAACGAAGCCCTGCGGTCGGGCCAGGGCGCCAGCCTGACGGTGGTGAAGCAGAACACTGAGGTGGCCTTGCAGAACCTCCACATGGTCATGAACAACGCGCACACCTCCATAAA GCAGCTGGTTTCTGGAGCTGAGACCTTGAATCTCGTTGCTGAAATCCTTAAATCTATAGACAGGATTTCTGAAAttaaagaggaggaggagtcGTCTTGA
- the ENTR1 gene encoding endosome-associated-trafficking regulator 1 isoform X5, with amino-acid sequence MAGYARRPGVPPLSRARSLVIPDDFGYGKGKCTKQGPSGAQETHFGDDKLEDLEEANPFSFKEFLKAKSLGLSKEDTTDSRIYAKEAPRHSLGLDRDSPTSQTGGYGLEYQQPFFEDPTGAGDLLDEDEDEDDGWNGAYLPSAVEQSHSSRVLASTSPCSTYVSFFSNPSELVGPESLPPWTLSDSESRVSPAGSPGTDFAAHGESLGDRHLRTLQISYEALKDENSKLRRKLTEVQSFSETQTEMVRTLERKLEAKMIKEESDYHDLESVVQQVEQNLELMTKRAVKAENHVMKLKQEVSLLQAQVTNFKRENEALRSGQGASLTVVKQNTEVALQNLHMVMNNAHTSIKQLVSGAETLNLVAEILKSIDRISEIKEEEESS; translated from the exons ATGGCGGGTTACGCGCGCCGCCCTGGGGTCCCCCCGCTGTCCCGGGCGCGGAGCCTCGTCATTCCGGACG ATTTTGGCTATGGAAAGGGGAAGTGTACTAAGCAAGGTCCATCGGGAGCCcaggagacacattttggag ACGATAAACTTGAAGATCTGGAAGAGGCAAATCCATTCTCCTTTAAAGAGTTTCTGAAAGCCAAGAGCCTCGGCCTGTCGAAGGAGGACACGACCGACAGCAGAATTTATGCAAAG GAAGCCCCGAGGCACTCACTGGGACTCGACCGTGACTCCCCAACATCCCAAACGGGGGGTTATGGCCTGGAATATCAGCAGCCGTTCTTCGAAGACCCGACGGGGGCTGGCGACCTTCTCGacgaggatgaggatgaggacgATGGTTGGAACGGGGCCTACCTGCCGTCTGCTGTGGAGCAGAGCCACTCCTCGAGGGTCCTTGCCAGCACGTCGCCCTGCAGCACATATGTCTCCTTTTTCTCCAACCCGTCAGAGCTGGTAGGGCCCGAGTCTCTGCCCCCGTGGACGCTTAGTGACTCCGAGTCTCGCGTCTCTCCAGCGGGGAGCCCCGGCACAGACTTTGCAGCCCACGGAGAGTCTCTGGGAGACAGGCACCTTCGGACGCTGCAGATAAGTTACGAAGCA cTGAAAGATGAAAATTCTAAGCTAAGAAGAAAGCTGACTGAGGTTCAGAGCTTCTCTGAAACTCAAACAGAAAT ggtGAGGACCCTTGAGCGGAAATTagaagcaaaaatgataaaagaggAAAGTGACTATCACGATCTGGAATCCGTGGTTCAGCAGGTGGAGCAGAACCTGGAGCTGATGACG AAACGGGCTGTAAAAGCAGAAAATCACGTTATGAAACTGAAACAGGAAGTAAGCTTGCTCCAG GCGCAGGTCACTAACTTCAAGCGGGAGAACGAAGCCCTGCGGTCGGGCCAGGGCGCCAGCCTGACGGTGGTGAAGCAGAACACTGAGGTGGCCTTGCAGAACCTCCACATGGTCATGAACAACGCGCACACCTCCATAAA GCAGCTGGTTTCTGGAGCTGAGACCTTGAATCTCGTTGCTGAAATCCTTAAATCTATAGACAGGATTTCTGAAAttaaagaggaggaggagtcGTCTTGA
- the ENTR1 gene encoding endosome-associated-trafficking regulator 1 isoform X6: MAGYARRPGVPPLSRARSLVIPDDDKLEDLEEANPFSFKEFLKAKSLGLSKEDTTDSRIYAKEAPRHSLGLDRDSPTSQTGGYGLEYQQPFFEDPTGAGDLLDEDEDEDDGWNGAYLPSAVEQSHSSRVLASTSPCSTYVSFFSNPSELVGPESLPPWTLSDSESRVSPAGSPGTDFAAHGESLGDRHLRTLQISYEALKDENSKLRRKLTEVQSFSETQTEMVRTLERKLEAKMIKEESDYHDLESVVQQVEQNLELMTKRAVKAENHVMKLKQEVSLLQAQVTNFKRENEALRSGQGASLTVVKQNTEVALQNLHMVMNNAHTSIKQLVSGAETLNLVAEILKSIDRISEIKEEEESS, encoded by the exons ATGGCGGGTTACGCGCGCCGCCCTGGGGTCCCCCCGCTGTCCCGGGCGCGGAGCCTCGTCATTCCGGACG ACGATAAACTTGAAGATCTGGAAGAGGCAAATCCATTCTCCTTTAAAGAGTTTCTGAAAGCCAAGAGCCTCGGCCTGTCGAAGGAGGACACGACCGACAGCAGAATTTATGCAAAG GAAGCCCCGAGGCACTCACTGGGACTCGACCGTGACTCCCCAACATCCCAAACGGGGGGTTATGGCCTGGAATATCAGCAGCCGTTCTTCGAAGACCCGACGGGGGCTGGCGACCTTCTCGacgaggatgaggatgaggacgATGGTTGGAACGGGGCCTACCTGCCGTCTGCTGTGGAGCAGAGCCACTCCTCGAGGGTCCTTGCCAGCACGTCGCCCTGCAGCACATATGTCTCCTTTTTCTCCAACCCGTCAGAGCTGGTAGGGCCCGAGTCTCTGCCCCCGTGGACGCTTAGTGACTCCGAGTCTCGCGTCTCTCCAGCGGGGAGCCCCGGCACAGACTTTGCAGCCCACGGAGAGTCTCTGGGAGACAGGCACCTTCGGACGCTGCAGATAAGTTACGAAGCA cTGAAAGATGAAAATTCTAAGCTAAGAAGAAAGCTGACTGAGGTTCAGAGCTTCTCTGAAACTCAAACAGAAAT ggtGAGGACCCTTGAGCGGAAATTagaagcaaaaatgataaaagaggAAAGTGACTATCACGATCTGGAATCCGTGGTTCAGCAGGTGGAGCAGAACCTGGAGCTGATGACG AAACGGGCTGTAAAAGCAGAAAATCACGTTATGAAACTGAAACAGGAAGTAAGCTTGCTCCAG GCGCAGGTCACTAACTTCAAGCGGGAGAACGAAGCCCTGCGGTCGGGCCAGGGCGCCAGCCTGACGGTGGTGAAGCAGAACACTGAGGTGGCCTTGCAGAACCTCCACATGGTCATGAACAACGCGCACACCTCCATAAA GCAGCTGGTTTCTGGAGCTGAGACCTTGAATCTCGTTGCTGAAATCCTTAAATCTATAGACAGGATTTCTGAAAttaaagaggaggaggagtcGTCTTGA